In one Mus caroli chromosome 14, CAROLI_EIJ_v1.1, whole genome shotgun sequence genomic region, the following are encoded:
- the LOC110309444 gene encoding 40S ribosomal protein S12 yields MAEEGIAAGGVMDVNTALQEVLKTALIHDGLARGIREAAKALDKRQAHLCVLASNCDEPMYVKLVEALCAEHQINLIKVDDNKKLGEWVGLCKIDREGKPRKVVGCSCVVVKDYGKESQAKDVIEEYFKCKK; encoded by the coding sequence ATGGCCGAGGAAGGCATAGCTGCTGGAGGTGTAATGGACGTCAACACTGCTCTACAAGAGGTGCTGAAGACCGCCCTCATCCACGATGGCCTAGCACGTGGCATACGCGAAGCTGCCAAAGCCTTAGACAAGCGCCAAGCCCATCTCTGTGTGCTTGCATCCAACTGTGATGAGCCCATGTATGTCAAGCTGGTGGAGGCACTTTGTGCTGAGCACCAAATCAACCTGATAAAGGTTGATGACAACAAGAAACTAGGGGAATGGGTAGGCCTCTGTAAAATCGATCGAGAGGGGAAACCACGGAAGGTGGTTGGTTGCAGTTGCGTAGTGGTTAAGGACTATGGCAAAGAATCTCAGGCCAAGGATGTCATCGAGGAATACTTCAAgtgcaagaaataa